Proteins co-encoded in one Astyanax mexicanus isolate ESR-SI-001 chromosome 1, AstMex3_surface, whole genome shotgun sequence genomic window:
- the rps6ka4 gene encoding ribosomal protein S6 kinase alpha-4, translating to MPGDGSASSSGSSSEDSDRETRRKVCTVKHEITNANLTGYTEKVGMENFELLKVLGTGAYGKVFLVRKISGHDEGKLYAMKVLKKAAIVQKAKTAEHTRTERQVLEHIRQSPFLVTLHYAFQTQTKLHLILDYVSGGEMFTHLYQRDHFSEDEVRIYVGEIILALEHLHKLGIVYRDIKLENILLDSEGHVVLTDFGLSKEFLEEEKERTYSFCGTIEYMAPEIIRGKAGHGKSVDWWSLGILMFELLTGASPFTLEGERNSQSEVSKRILRCEPPFPSLIGPLAQDLIKKLLVKDPHKRLGSGPRGAEDIKSHPFFKGLNWADLAEKKVASPFKPELRNELDVGNFAEEFTGMEPVYSPASTPPSTDRLFQGYSFVAPSILFNKNAVMGDVLDAPVNVDRPGSATVRRSAMLKESQFFQHYELCLQGRPLGEGSFSICRRCRHKQSGQEYAVKIISRRMEAMTQREIAALRQCGSHPNIVTLHEVYTDQYHTYLVMELLRGGELLERLKKKKLFAEGEASQLMKSLVSAVSFMHEAGVVHRDLKPENVLFAGEAEDSALKVIDFGFARLFPAGSGSAPLQTPCFTLQYAAPELFHSSGYDQACDLWSLGVILYTMLSGQVPFQSEKKGMTSTHAADIMHKIKEGDFSLDGDAWKGVSEEAKDLVRGLLTVDPERRLKLSALKENAWLQCGGVSSTPLCTPDVLESSGPTVRTYVNATFKAFNRGKREGFFLKSVDNAPLAKRRKLKMTSTGVETRRSSSSSSSSSSSSSSASHTKTQGRQTFTPNNDPKL from the exons ATGCCCGGAGATGGTAGTGCCAGCAGTAGTGGTAGTAGCAGCGAGGACTCGGACAGAGAGACTCGGAGGAAAGTCTGCACCGTCAAACACGAGATCACCAATG CAAACCTCACAGGATACACTGAGAAAGTTGGCATGGAGAACTTTGAGCTTCTCAAAGTACTCGGCACTGGAG CCTATGGAAAAGTCTTCCTGGTCAGAAAGATCAGCGGCCATGATGAAGGGAAGCTTTATGCCATGAAG GTTCTAAAAAAGGCTGCCATAGTTCAGAAGGCAAAGACGGCTGAACACACTCGGACCGAGAGGCAGGTTCTGGAACACATTCGCCAGTCACCGTTCCTGGTCACCCTGCACTACGCCTTTCAGACCCAAACCAAACTGCACCTCATACTGG ATTATGTGAGCGGAGGGGAGATGTTCACCCACCTGTACCAACGAGATCACTTCTCAGAAGATGAGGTGAGAATCTACGTGGGTGAGATTATCCTGGCCCTGGAGCATCTGCACAAG CTTGGCATCGTGTACCGGGACATTAAACTGGAAAACATCCTTCTGGACAGCGAGGGCCATGTGGTGCTCACCGACTTTGGCCTGAGTAAGGAGTTTTTggaggaggag AAAGAAAGGACCTACTCATTCTGTGGTACCATCGAGTACATGGCTCCAGAGATCATTAGAGGAAAGGCTGGTCACGGCAAG TCAGTAGACTGGTGGAGTTTGGGGATTCTCATGTTTGAGCTGTTAACGGGAGCGTCTCCTTTCACTTTGGAGGGCGAGAGGAACTCCCAGAGTGAGGTGTCGAA acGTATTCTGCGATGTGAGCCTCCATTCCCCTCTCTGATTGGTCCACTGGCTCAGGACCTCATCAAGAAGCTACTTGTGAAAGACCCTCATAAGAGACTGGGCTCTGGACCCCGGGGGGCTGAGGACATTAAGAGTCACCCCTTTTTCAAG GGTTTAAATTGGGCTGATCTGGCGGAAAAGAAGGTAGCGAGTCCGTTCAAGCCAGAACTCCGAAATGAACTGGACGTGGGGAACTTTGCTGAGGAATTCACAGGCATGGAGCCTGTCTACTCGCCTGCCAGCACACCTCCTAGCACTGACCGTCTCttccag GGCTACTCTTTTGTGGCTCCCTCCATCTTATTTAATAAGAATGCAGTGATGGGAGATGTCCTGGATGCTCCTGTGAATGTGGATCGACCTGGTTCAGCTACTGTTCGTCGCAGCGCCATGTTAAAG gagTCCCAGTTCTTCCAGCATTATGAGCTGTGTCTGCAGGGTCGGCCGCTGGGCGAGGGCAGTTTCTCCATCTGCAGGAGGTGTCGGCACAAACAGAGCGGCCAAGAGTACGCTGTCAAAATCATCAGCCGCAG GATGGAGGCCATGACCCAGCGAGAAATTGCAGCTCTTAGACAATGTGGATCTCATCCAAACATTGTTACTCTTCATGAGGTCTACACTGATCAG TATCACACATATCTAGTGATGGAACTGTTGCGTGGTGGTGAGCTGTTGGAGAgactgaagaagaagaagctgtttGCTGAAGGAGAGGCCAGCCAGCTGATGAAGAGTCTGGTGTCAGCTGTCAGCTTTATGCATGAGGCTGGAGTTGTGCACCGAGACCTCAAACCTGAG aatgTGCTGTTCGCGGGCGAGGCAGAAGACTCTGCTCTGAAGGTGATCGATTTTGGCTTTGCACGTTTGTTTCCTGCAGGCAGTGGCAGTGCTCCACTGCAGACCCCGTGCTTCACTCTGCAGTACGCTGCTCCTGAGCTCTTCCACAGCTCTGGATACGACCAGGCCTGCGACCTTTGGAGCCTGGGGGTCATActg TACACCATGCTCTCCGGACAAGTCCCATTCCAGAGTGAGAAAAAAGGAATGACCTCAACCCACGCTGCTGACATCATGCACAAGATCAAAGAAGGAGACTTCTCATTGGACGGTGATGCTTGGAAGGGCGTATCTGAGGAGGCCAAAGATCTAGTGAGGG GTCTGCTAACTGTTGATCCAGAGCGGAGGTTGAAACTCTCTGCTCTAAAGGAAAACGCATGGCTCCAGTGTGGGGGAGTATCCTCCACCCCTCTCTGTACCCCTGATGTCCTGGAGTCTAGTGGCCCCACAGTTCGCACCTATGTCAATGCCACCTTTAAG GCATTCAACAGGGGCAAGCGAGAGGGCTTCTTCCTCAAAAGTGTGGACAACGCGCCGCTGGCCAAACGGCGTAAACTGAAGATGACCAGCACTGGCGTAGAGACACGTCGCAGCTCCtcatcctcgtcctcctcctcttcttcttcctcctctgctTCCCACACCAAGACACAGGGTCGCCAGACTTTCACCCCTAACAATGACCCAAAACTGTGA